Proteins from a genomic interval of Cognatishimia sp. WU-CL00825:
- a CDS encoding P-II family nitrogen regulator, translating into MKKIEAIIKPFKLDEVKEALQDVGIQGLSVIEVKGFGRQKGHTELYRGAEYVVDFLPKVKIEVVLDADMVDQAIEAIVDAAKTDKIGDGKIFVSTVEQAIRIRTGESGSDAL; encoded by the coding sequence ATGAAAAAGATCGAAGCGATCATCAAGCCATTCAAATTGGATGAAGTGAAAGAAGCGTTGCAGGACGTGGGCATTCAAGGCCTTTCAGTGATCGAGGTCAAAGGCTTTGGCCGTCAAAAAGGTCACACTGAACTCTACCGCGGCGCAGAATACGTCGTGGACTTCCTGCCAAAGGTTAAAATCGAAGTCGTGCTGGACGCCGACATGGTAGATCAAGCGATCGAAGCCATCGTTGACGCGGCCAAGACAGACAAGATCGGTGACGGCAAGATTTTCGTCAGCACCGTAGAGCAAGCCATCCGCATTCGGACCGGTGAATCCGGCTCGGACGCCCTTTAA
- the glnA gene encoding type I glutamate--ammonia ligase yields the protein MSADAVLKLIKDEEAAYVDIRFTDTRGKLQHVTVDVDLVDEDFLEEGFMFDGSSIAGWKSIENSDMKLIPDTTSCYVDPFYAEKTICIHCSIVEPDTGESYERDPRGTAEKAEAYLKASGIGDVAYMGPEAEFFLFDDVRFSNSINKVSYEVDAQDASWNTDTEYEMGNTGHRPGLKGGYFPVNPTDDAQDIRSEMLSTMKRLGMKTDKHHHEVASCQHELGLIFDSLTKQADELQKYKYVIHNVAQSYGKSATFMPKPIYGDNGTGMHVNMSIWKDGKPLFAGDKYADLSQEALYFIGGILTHAKALNAFTNPSTNSYKRLIPGFEAPVLRAYSARNRSGCVRIPWTESPKAKRVEARFPDPSANPYLCFAALLMAGLDGIKNKIDPGEAMDKNLYDLPAEELADIPTVCGSLREALDELQKDMDFLTAGDVFTKDQIEGYIDLKMEEVELFEHTPHPVEFGMYYSC from the coding sequence ATGAGCGCAGATGCAGTTCTCAAGCTGATCAAAGACGAAGAAGCGGCCTATGTCGACATTCGTTTCACTGACACACGCGGTAAACTTCAGCACGTCACAGTTGACGTTGATCTGGTAGACGAAGACTTCCTCGAAGAAGGCTTCATGTTCGACGGTTCCTCCATTGCTGGTTGGAAATCCATCGAAAACTCTGACATGAAACTGATCCCAGACACCACGTCTTGCTATGTGGATCCGTTCTATGCGGAAAAAACAATCTGCATCCACTGCTCCATCGTAGAACCCGACACTGGTGAATCCTACGAGCGTGACCCGCGTGGCACCGCAGAAAAAGCCGAAGCTTACCTGAAAGCCTCTGGCATCGGTGACGTTGCTTACATGGGTCCAGAAGCCGAATTCTTCCTGTTCGACGATGTACGTTTCTCCAACAGCATCAACAAAGTATCCTACGAAGTTGATGCACAGGACGCGTCCTGGAACACAGACACCGAATACGAAATGGGCAACACGGGCCACCGTCCGGGTCTCAAGGGCGGTTACTTCCCTGTGAACCCAACAGACGATGCGCAAGACATCCGCTCTGAAATGCTGTCCACCATGAAGCGTCTGGGCATGAAAACTGACAAACACCACCACGAAGTGGCGTCCTGTCAGCACGAGCTTGGCCTGATCTTTGACAGCCTGACCAAGCAAGCAGACGAATTGCAGAAATATAAGTACGTGATCCACAACGTGGCACAGTCTTATGGCAAATCCGCAACTTTCATGCCAAAGCCAATCTATGGTGATAACGGCACAGGCATGCACGTGAACATGTCCATCTGGAAAGATGGCAAGCCATTGTTTGCAGGCGACAAATACGCGGACCTATCCCAAGAAGCGCTGTATTTCATCGGTGGTATCCTGACCCACGCGAAAGCGCTGAACGCTTTCACAAACCCATCCACAAACAGCTACAAACGCCTGATCCCAGGCTTTGAAGCTCCGGTTCTGCGCGCCTATTCTGCACGTAACCGCTCTGGTTGTGTTCGTATCCCTTGGACTGAATCTCCAAAGGCCAAGCGCGTCGAAGCCCGTTTCCCTGACCCATCTGCCAACCCATACCTGTGCTTTGCAGCCCTGTTGATGGCTGGCCTTGACGGCATCAAAAACAAGATCGATCCAGGCGAAGCCATGGACAAAAACCTGTATGACTTGCCTGCCGAAGAACTGGCGGACATCCCAACAGTATGTGGCTCTTTGCGCGAAGCGCTGGACGAGTTGCAAAAAGACATGGACTTCCTGACAGCAGGCGACGTCTTCACCAAAGATCAGATCGAAGGCTATATCGACCTGAAAATGGAAGAAGTTGAATTGTTCGAGCACACACCTCACCCGGTTGAGTTCGGCATGTACTACAGCTGCTAA
- a CDS encoding DUF1330 domain-containing protein — translation MTVTVVAMTSINEEEPMALAEYLRVTGPLLERAGAKIVKRFTVNEVVVGHRPAKTVFIVEYPDKAAVDSVFGSAEYQSIREIRDLAFTTYNVTVAADAEDAAAPAMAVD, via the coding sequence ATGACGGTCACTGTTGTCGCGATGACGAGCATCAATGAAGAAGAGCCAATGGCGTTGGCCGAGTATTTGCGGGTCACTGGTCCCTTGCTGGAACGGGCAGGGGCCAAGATTGTGAAACGATTCACAGTGAATGAGGTTGTGGTCGGTCATCGGCCAGCCAAGACGGTGTTTATCGTTGAATATCCTGACAAGGCTGCCGTCGACAGCGTTTTTGGCAGCGCCGAGTATCAGTCGATCCGCGAGATCCGCGATTTGGCGTTTACAACCTATAATGTGACCGTGGCTGCAGATGCCGAAGATGCTGCGGCCCCCGCGATGGCTGTGGATTGA
- a CDS encoding YciI family protein — translation MPRWAVIFTDSADMLDIRADQAKRDAHVAYVRAHPELLIGGGLKPDVNQDFSGALWIVNAAEKADVIKLINQDPFYVPAYRSFEVFTWGKILEDKSVTL, via the coding sequence ATGCCACGCTGGGCCGTAATATTCACAGATTCAGCTGACATGCTGGATATTCGCGCCGATCAAGCCAAACGCGATGCCCATGTGGCCTATGTGCGTGCACATCCCGAACTTCTAATCGGCGGTGGATTAAAACCCGATGTAAATCAAGACTTTAGCGGCGCGCTCTGGATCGTCAACGCCGCAGAAAAAGCCGATGTCATTAAGCTGATAAACCAAGACCCGTTTTATGTGCCCGCCTATCGCAGCTTTGAAGTTTTCACCTGGGGCAAAATTCTAGAAGACAAATCGGTCACGCTGTAA
- a CDS encoding helix-turn-helix transcriptional regulator encodes MLGKAPLNQIELSNLTTTMFSAAMGNSSWSHFLADLSAISGDICTHIFGYDTEAGVTMDLLAHGYDPEFLKTYDQHFASLNAWADGFSKHPAGTVVDCERMCTTQNLVKTEFYHDWLRPQEDIIQGGGALLFKNDTRVFALGGNIRLKDSEKLKSNWLAIVGQLIPHMQQAFEITRALEGKRIDAEVIANEGLKSVPGIILLSEMGRIVFANNVAQQMLADGAPVAFDNHNHLTYGSADSQTICDVASLRGALNLSSPSFSDRVTDSRTAKNYDLRFVKLSPDAGVAFPFDTMLGVHSHCTMLIITEAKRPSTTETLKESYALTPAEVAVAMSLAQGFSSSEIADQRQASIHTVRHQIKAAMDKLSVHRQSELVLKVLNLEP; translated from the coding sequence ATGTTGGGAAAAGCACCTCTTAATCAAATTGAATTGTCCAATCTAACGACAACAATGTTTTCCGCTGCGATGGGCAACTCAAGTTGGAGCCACTTTCTGGCTGACTTGTCGGCCATATCTGGCGACATTTGTACCCATATTTTTGGTTATGACACCGAAGCCGGGGTTACGATGGATTTATTGGCCCATGGCTATGATCCAGAATTCCTGAAAACCTATGACCAGCATTTTGCCTCTTTGAATGCCTGGGCAGATGGGTTTTCCAAACATCCAGCCGGGACCGTTGTAGATTGCGAACGCATGTGCACAACACAAAACTTGGTGAAAACTGAGTTCTACCATGACTGGTTACGGCCCCAAGAAGATATCATCCAGGGTGGAGGCGCACTGCTTTTCAAAAACGACACCCGCGTTTTTGCTTTAGGCGGCAATATTCGACTGAAGGATAGCGAAAAACTGAAATCCAATTGGCTGGCGATCGTCGGGCAACTTATCCCGCACATGCAGCAGGCCTTTGAAATCACGCGCGCTCTAGAGGGCAAGAGAATTGACGCAGAGGTCATTGCAAACGAAGGCCTCAAATCTGTCCCTGGCATTATTCTCTTGTCAGAAATGGGACGTATCGTATTTGCAAACAACGTGGCGCAACAAATGCTGGCAGATGGCGCACCAGTCGCCTTTGATAATCACAATCATCTGACCTATGGCTCTGCAGACAGCCAAACAATCTGTGACGTGGCGTCTTTGCGCGGCGCGCTAAATTTGTCATCACCCTCTTTCTCGGACCGGGTGACCGACAGCCGCACTGCAAAAAACTATGATTTGCGCTTTGTCAAATTATCGCCAGACGCAGGTGTCGCCTTCCCTTTTGACACCATGCTTGGCGTCCATTCCCACTGCACAATGCTGATCATAACCGAGGCAAAGCGCCCCTCAACGACAGAGACGCTAAAAGAATCATATGCTCTAACACCCGCCGAAGTCGCTGTCGCGATGTCTTTGGCACAGGGGTTTTCCAGCTCTGAAATAGCCGACCAAAGACAGGCCAGCATTCATACAGTGCGCCATCAGATCAAAGCCGCGATGGATAAACTATCGGTCCATCGACAGTCAGAATTGGTCTTAAAGGTCCTAAATCTAGAGCCCTAA
- a CDS encoding bifunctional alpha/beta hydrolase/OsmC family protein — MTTERISFTGHGGEKLAARLDLPDGPHLATVLFAHCFSCSKDIPAARRIAGRLAAMGLAVMRFDFTGLGHSEGEFSNTTFSSNVGDLQAAAAYLTSRGMAPDMLIGHSLGGAAVLRAAGDLDSVRAVVTLGAPFDPAHVTHNFDGALETIQREGRAQVSLGGRPFVIAKEFVDDVSAQNLEPVIGNLQRALLVMHAPMDTVVGIENAASIFTAAKHPKSFVTMDDADHLISRPEDAEYAAEIISAWAARYLHLTPPAPPIGAPEGVVRVSEADANGFLQDVNAGPFHHTLADEPLAYGGTNKGMTPYGFLASGLGSCTSMTIRMYARRKGWPLEHVWVDTSHNKVHAQDAATGSGDRIDSFKRVIHLTGALDQSQRMRLLEIADRCPVHRTLEKSSHVITELAEA, encoded by the coding sequence ATGACGACAGAACGCATTTCATTTACAGGCCATGGTGGTGAAAAACTGGCAGCAAGGCTTGACCTGCCTGACGGCCCGCATCTGGCAACTGTGCTCTTTGCCCATTGCTTCAGCTGTTCCAAAGACATTCCCGCCGCGCGCCGCATCGCTGGCCGTTTGGCTGCCATGGGCCTGGCGGTCATGCGGTTTGATTTCACCGGTCTTGGCCATTCCGAAGGCGAATTCTCCAACACCACGTTTTCCTCTAATGTCGGCGACCTGCAGGCGGCGGCCGCCTATCTGACATCGCGTGGCATGGCCCCAGACATGCTGATTGGCCACTCATTGGGTGGTGCCGCCGTGTTGCGGGCCGCCGGTGATCTGGACAGCGTACGCGCGGTTGTCACCCTGGGTGCGCCGTTTGATCCTGCGCATGTCACCCACAATTTTGATGGCGCATTGGAAACCATCCAAAGGGAAGGCCGCGCCCAGGTCAGCCTTGGGGGCCGACCCTTTGTGATCGCCAAAGAGTTTGTCGATGACGTTTCCGCACAGAATTTGGAACCGGTGATTGGCAATTTACAACGCGCCCTGCTGGTGATGCACGCCCCTATGGACACGGTTGTGGGCATCGAAAACGCCGCCTCGATTTTCACCGCGGCCAAACATCCCAAAAGCTTTGTCACCATGGATGACGCCGACCATCTGATCAGCCGCCCCGAAGACGCTGAATATGCCGCCGAAATCATCTCGGCCTGGGCGGCGCGGTATTTGCACCTGACGCCTCCTGCTCCGCCGATAGGGGCCCCCGAAGGGGTGGTGCGCGTGTCAGAGGCGGACGCAAATGGTTTTTTGCAGGATGTGAATGCTGGCCCCTTCCATCACACTTTGGCGGATGAACCACTGGCCTATGGAGGCACCAACAAAGGCATGACCCCTTATGGATTTCTGGCCTCTGGGCTGGGGTCCTGCACCTCGATGACCATCCGCATGTATGCCCGTCGCAAAGGCTGGCCGCTTGAACATGTTTGGGTGGATACCAGCCACAACAAAGTGCATGCCCAAGATGCCGCAACCGGATCTGGCGACCGGATCGACAGCTTTAAGCGCGTGATCCATTTGACCGGGGCGCTGGACCAAAGCCAACGCATGCGCTTGCTGGAAATTGCAGACCGCTGCCCGGTGCACCGAACGCTTGAAAAATCAAGCCATGTGATCACCGAACTGGCAGAGGCCTGA
- the purB gene encoding adenylosuccinate lyase, which translates to MIPRYSRPEMVAVWSPETKFKIWYEIEAHACEAMANLGVIPRENADAVWKAKDVEFDVARIDEIEAVTKHDVIAFLTHLAEHVGSEEARFVHQGMTSSDVLDTCLNVQLVRAADILIKDMDGLLAALKKRALEHKNTVRVGRSHGIHAEPTTMGLTFARFYAEMDRNMDRLKAARAEIATGAISGAVGTFANIDPAVEEHVCAELGLSPEPISTQVIPRDRHAMFFAVLGVIASSIENVAIEIRHMQRTEVLEGAEFFSMGQKGSSAMPHKKNPVLTENLTGLARLVRMSVIPAMENVALWHERDISHSSVERAIGPDSCVTLDFALARLTGVIDKMLIFPDNMLDNMNKFPGLVMSQRVLLALTQAGVSREDAYSMVQRNALKVWEERLDFRTLLLADKDVVAALGEDGVNAKFDMEYHTKHVDTIFKRVFGA; encoded by the coding sequence ATGATCCCTCGCTATTCCCGTCCTGAAATGGTGGCCGTTTGGTCTCCTGAGACCAAATTCAAAATCTGGTATGAAATCGAGGCGCATGCCTGCGAAGCCATGGCAAATCTTGGTGTTATCCCGCGTGAAAACGCGGATGCGGTTTGGAAAGCCAAGGACGTTGAATTTGACGTGGCACGTATCGACGAGATCGAAGCCGTTACAAAACACGATGTTATCGCGTTTTTGACCCATCTTGCGGAACATGTTGGCTCGGAAGAAGCCCGCTTTGTGCACCAGGGCATGACATCTTCTGATGTTCTGGACACCTGCCTGAATGTGCAGCTTGTGCGCGCCGCAGATATTCTGATCAAAGACATGGACGGGCTGCTGGCTGCGCTGAAAAAACGCGCGCTAGAGCATAAAAACACCGTACGTGTGGGCCGCTCGCACGGCATCCATGCGGAACCCACCACCATGGGCCTGACTTTTGCGCGTTTCTATGCGGAAATGGATCGCAACATGGACCGGCTGAAAGCCGCACGCGCCGAAATCGCCACCGGTGCCATTTCCGGTGCGGTTGGCACATTTGCCAATATCGACCCTGCGGTTGAAGAACATGTATGTGCAGAGCTGGGCTTGTCCCCTGAGCCAATATCCACTCAGGTTATCCCACGGGATCGCCACGCAATGTTCTTTGCGGTTCTGGGGGTGATTGCCTCCTCGATCGAAAACGTCGCCATTGAAATCCGCCACATGCAGCGCACCGAAGTGCTGGAAGGTGCGGAGTTCTTCTCTATGGGTCAAAAAGGCTCTTCGGCGATGCCGCACAAAAAGAACCCGGTTCTGACAGAAAACCTGACGGGTCTGGCGCGTTTGGTGCGCATGTCGGTCATTCCGGCAATGGAGAATGTCGCGTTGTGGCACGAGCGGGATATTTCCCATTCATCCGTTGAACGCGCGATTGGACCAGATTCCTGTGTGACCCTAGATTTCGCATTGGCACGCCTGACCGGCGTGATCGACAAAATGCTGATCTTCCCGGACAACATGCTGGACAACATGAATAAATTCCCAGGCCTGGTGATGTCCCAGCGCGTTTTGCTGGCCCTGACCCAAGCTGGCGTGTCCCGCGAAGATGCTTATTCCATGGTGCAACGCAACGCATTGAAGGTCTGGGAAGAGCGCCTTGATTTCCGCACGCTTTTGCTGGCTGACAAAGACGTTGTCGCAGCTTTGGGTGAAGATGGCGTAAACGCGAAATTTGACATGGAATATCACACCAAACACGTTGATACGATTTTCAAACGGGTTTTTGGCGCATAA
- a CDS encoding FliG C-terminal domain-containing protein translates to MTQPQTLTPAPDPALTRRQKAAVIVRFLLNEGAEVAIDRLSDDMQADLAQMMGSMRYVDRATLSNVIVEFAQELESIGLSFPKGIKEALNSLEGKISQHTADRLRHEAGVIKLGDPWSRICDLDIETLIAILRAQSTEVAAVILAKLEVTKAAELLSNLPGPEARSITYAISLTDAVTPQTVTQIGIAIASQLDKVTPRAFSDEPVARVGAILNFSPASTRESLLIGLTEDDQPFADQVRKAIFTYPDIPERIQERDVPKIIREVDQDDLISALCFGTEGPEGATSSFLLSNMSSRMADQLREEVAERGSISEKDGEMAFTKVVIAVRALQAKGELSFIPPAEEEDATAHA, encoded by the coding sequence ATGACCCAGCCACAAACGCTGACGCCAGCGCCAGACCCTGCCTTGACCCGCCGCCAGAAAGCCGCGGTCATTGTGCGTTTCCTTTTGAACGAAGGGGCCGAAGTTGCGATCGACCGGCTAAGCGACGACATGCAGGCCGATCTGGCTCAGATGATGGGATCGATGCGTTATGTGGATCGGGCAACCCTGTCAAATGTGATCGTCGAATTTGCGCAAGAGCTTGAAAGCATTGGGCTTTCATTTCCCAAGGGCATCAAAGAAGCGCTCAACAGCCTAGAGGGGAAGATCAGTCAGCACACCGCCGATCGCCTGAGGCACGAGGCTGGCGTGATCAAATTGGGCGACCCGTGGTCGCGCATTTGCGATCTTGATATTGAGACATTGATCGCGATATTGCGCGCACAAAGCACCGAAGTTGCCGCCGTTATCCTTGCCAAGCTAGAGGTCACCAAAGCCGCCGAATTGCTGTCAAATCTGCCCGGCCCCGAAGCGCGGAGCATCACCTATGCGATTTCTCTGACCGACGCGGTGACTCCGCAGACTGTGACCCAGATCGGGATCGCAATTGCCAGCCAACTCGACAAGGTCACGCCCCGCGCCTTTAGTGACGAACCGGTGGCACGCGTCGGTGCGATTTTGAATTTTTCGCCCGCCTCTACCCGCGAATCTTTGCTGATTGGACTGACCGAAGATGACCAGCCGTTTGCTGATCAGGTGCGCAAAGCCATCTTTACCTATCCCGATATACCAGAGCGTATTCAGGAACGTGATGTGCCCAAAATCATCCGAGAAGTGGATCAAGATGACCTGATAAGCGCCCTATGTTTTGGCACCGAAGGGCCCGAGGGCGCGACCAGCAGCTTCTTATTGTCCAATATGTCCAGCCGCATGGCAGATCAGCTGCGCGAGGAGGTAGCGGAGCGAGGCTCGATTTCTGAAAAAGATGGCGAAATGGCCTTTACCAAAGTGGTGATTGCGGTGCGTGCTCTACAGGCAAAAGGCGAGCTGAGCTTTATCCCACCCGCAGAAGAAGAAGATGCCACAGCTCATGCCTAA
- a CDS encoding lysophospholipid acyltransferase family protein, translated as MAQSTSFSKNISDYAVNLMARSVFGLFLSLPYETRIRTAGWVFSNIVGPLSGARKRIRKNLAIGWPDMPKDQVEALCRSVPGQFGRSIIEIYSGAEFADRVKDITPLGPGVAHLAKARAENRPIIFVTGHFGGYDVPRSYYLHDGMPIGGLYRDMANPYFNAHYVKAMCTLAEPMFPRDRRGMGKMIKFLKSGGTIALLTDQYNHEGELVTFFGQPTRTAMSAAELALRYDALLMPIYTIRQPDGLSFEVHLEEPIAHSDPVTMMQSYYDSLEKRVRANPDQWLWIHRRWRPERDGAAPTTIDSVV; from the coding sequence ATGGCCCAGAGCACCTCTTTCTCTAAGAACATAAGCGACTATGCGGTCAATTTGATGGCGCGGTCGGTGTTTGGTCTGTTCCTATCCCTGCCCTATGAAACCCGCATTCGCACCGCAGGTTGGGTGTTCTCCAATATCGTTGGCCCCCTAAGTGGCGCGCGCAAACGCATTCGCAAAAACCTTGCCATCGGCTGGCCCGACATGCCCAAAGATCAAGTCGAAGCGCTTTGCCGATCTGTGCCCGGGCAATTTGGTCGCTCGATAATCGAAATCTATTCCGGGGCCGAATTTGCGGACCGGGTCAAAGACATCACCCCGCTTGGACCAGGGGTCGCGCATCTGGCCAAGGCGCGCGCAGAAAACCGCCCTATCATCTTTGTCACCGGCCATTTTGGCGGCTATGACGTGCCGCGCAGCTATTATTTGCACGATGGCATGCCCATTGGTGGGCTCTATCGCGACATGGCCAACCCGTATTTCAACGCCCATTACGTCAAAGCGATGTGCACCCTGGCAGAACCCATGTTTCCCCGTGATCGGCGCGGCATGGGCAAGATGATCAAATTCCTGAAATCCGGCGGCACCATCGCTTTGCTGACCGACCAGTATAATCACGAAGGTGAGTTGGTGACCTTTTTTGGCCAACCCACGCGCACCGCGATGTCAGCTGCCGAATTGGCATTGCGCTATGATGCTTTGCTGATGCCAATCTATACGATCCGCCAACCTGACGGCCTGAGCTTTGAAGTGCATCTGGAAGAACCGATTGCCCACAGCGATCCTGTCACCATGATGCAAAGCTACTATGACAGTCTTGAAAAACGTGTGCGGGCCAACCCGGATCAATGGTTGTGGATCCACCGCCGCTGGCGCCCGGAACGCGACGGGGCGGCCCCAACAACCATCGACAGTGTTGTTTGA
- a CDS encoding DUF1223 domain-containing protein, translating to MIRITRMIAAAMLGTLSGIALPVMAAEHPVVVELYTSQGCSSCPPADAYFNRELANRDDVIALALHVDYWDYIGWKDDFADPAYTKRQRNYAKAAGKRSIYTPQMVIGGLDHVVGNVPRDVKAHLNAHAGLDAGIDLDISRKGDRLTIALQAQEALDVPMTVQVVRYTKEEIRNIKRGENAGRTLTYTNIVTSWDTIGEWNTRRAKTMKTKVKGDSAVVVLVQRKGFGRIVAAALLR from the coding sequence ATGATCCGAATCACACGTATGATCGCCGCGGCAATGCTGGGCACATTAAGCGGAATAGCCCTGCCGGTCATGGCGGCTGAACATCCGGTTGTTGTGGAATTATATACCTCGCAGGGGTGCAGCAGTTGCCCGCCCGCAGATGCGTATTTCAACAGGGAATTGGCCAATCGGGACGATGTGATCGCGCTGGCGTTGCATGTGGATTACTGGGATTACATCGGCTGGAAAGATGACTTTGCAGACCCGGCCTATACCAAGCGACAGCGCAACTATGCCAAGGCGGCGGGCAAACGTTCTATTTATACGCCGCAAATGGTGATCGGCGGGTTGGATCATGTGGTTGGCAACGTTCCACGCGATGTCAAAGCGCATCTGAACGCCCATGCGGGATTGGATGCTGGCATTGATTTGGACATCAGCCGCAAGGGCGACCGTTTGACCATTGCCTTACAAGCACAAGAGGCGCTGGATGTGCCCATGACGGTGCAGGTCGTGCGGTATACAAAAGAAGAAATTCGCAACATCAAACGCGGTGAAAATGCGGGACGCACGTTAACCTATACCAATATCGTGACCTCATGGGACACTATAGGCGAGTGGAACACACGCCGCGCCAAAACTATGAAAACCAAAGTAAAAGGCGACTCGGCGGTGGTGGTTTTGGTGCAGCGCAAAGGTTTTGGCCGGATCGTGGCGGCAGCACTTCTTAGGTAA